The following nucleotide sequence is from Anas acuta chromosome 11, bAnaAcu1.1, whole genome shotgun sequence.
TTATGGTATTGGGTTCTGTCCCATTAAGACCAGAATGTTATCACTGAATTTTGATGTAGGAGGAGTGCGTGTGCATAATATGAGATGTCTGAAACCTCGGCAGCTTTGTGCATGAGTAACTCTCTGATTTCAGGAGTGTCACAGATGCCACGGTCGTGGCCGATCGCAGTGCGGCGCGTGCCACGGTGCGGGCCGGGTAAGGAGCTGTGGCAGCTTCCACCAGGAGCTCTGCctttctgtctgctttgctTGGATTTTGTTTGTGTAACGGCAACATGCAAACACTTATTCTGAGGTGGGGAGCCTGAGGGGCAGTCCTGCCTCGCTCCTGTTTGCTGCCCCTGGGGATGGGGCTCTGTGGTGTCCCAGCGGTGTCACCAGGTCCCTGTGGAGATGTGAGCGGGACCATCCTAACCCTGCTCGGCCACCAGAGGAGGTGGTTTTGCTTCTGCACTGCTGACATGAGCTCAGACCTCAGGCATGAAGTACAGCGCGTTGCTTGCTGCCTTCAGATGCGCTCAGCTCCGTGTTTGGGGCTTCCAAATGGAAGGGAAGGCTGAACCCAGGGTGCAAGGGCAGCTGCAGACCTGGCCTCCTCTTTGTGCTTGTTCTGCTACACAGATATTTGCAAAGACAGCCCAAAGATGTATCGTTATTGCACTAAAATTGCTGCTTAATTAATCAGATTAAATAGTAGTAAATAAAAGCGCACTGCTAACAACGTGAATAAATACCAGCGGAAAATTCCGTCTGCAAGAAAGGAGGCATTTCAGCCCAGATCGTGTGTCCAATTTACATCACTGGTTAATTTGACCGAAACACCTAATTAATCCGGAGGCACAATATATGAGCTGTTTCGTACGCTCTTTTCACTGCAAGGTACGTGCTTGGCTTAATGCATTTCTCCGCGAGCCCGAATTAGCGATTATTCCAATAACGTACCTAAAAGCTTTTTGTTGCTGTGCCCGCCACGGTTTTGTTTTGGCAGCCAGCTCCTGTTTAATGCCTCGGTGTGTTCGCAGGCGAGGTGTGTGACGTGCAGGGGGTCCCGGCGgaggctgaagcagcagaagaggTGCCAGCTCTGCTCCGGCACGGGCCGCAGCAGGTAGGGGCTGCTGCGGGAGGCGCCTCGTGGCACTGCCCGGGCACGCGGAGATGTCTGCGTGCTTTGTTTGTCCTGCTGCCACAAGGATCacctgaaagaaaaggcaatgcGGCAATAGCTCTATTCTCCAGGAAAAATGGTTAGAAAGAGCCCCTTTTCCCCTCTAACTTCCAAATGACTTTCTGTTTGAACACCTACTGTTCACTCTGTACATCCCACTCAGCATTCGGCAGCCTGGCTGGTATCCCAAACTCATGAGGTAACACCTTAggctttttgaaaatattaattttttgtcTCTCCGTTCTCCCAATTTTGTTACCATTCTATTACAAGGCTGCCTCATtccccagcttctctgggaTGCTGGAAAAAGCTCTGGCTTTTCCAGAGGGAGCAGGGTTTCTCAGAAACAAGGCTCCGAGGACACTGGGGTGTCCctgctgcccgcagccccggcaggCTCAGGACAGCTGGCGGCAACGGGTGCGGGTGCAGGGCAGGATCCAGCACTTGGGAGAGCTCTCTGATGCCCACGGATGCCAGCAGAAGACTTGTCGCTGATTTTTGCAGGCTGGGCTTTAGGTCCCGTTTCAGCAGCACATCATTCCGGGTTTGGCAGGTTTTACAGCTGGAGAATTACCACCCTATTGTTTTTCCAAACATGAAACTTAATAGGCTTAAAAATGATCCTTAAGCGACACAAGAGAAGGTGCTGTGCCGGAGCTGCTCTGTTTACGTGGCTCCATTAAGTTTAAAGTAACAGCGATGGTATCGCGCATAATCGTGGCAGTCATTTTAAAGCACGAATCCACCGGGGCTAATGATGGCTGGAAGAGCCTTAATGAATCAGTCGCTAAGTGCTGCTAATCAAGTTGCACGGTGCCATCCAAATGCTCGGCGCAGCAGCAGATGCCTCCCGTGTCTGGCagaggcacaggcagcagcGCCTTCGCAGGGACACTCCCTTCTTAGCACCAAGTGGGGAAATTGTGCTTATCCTTAATTAGAGGTACAAATACATCCTTAGACAAGCTCCCCATTTACAGACAGATGTGTGGATGGCCTTCCCTGTCCCTGGGCCACAGCCCCGGGGAGCTGTGGGGAGCCACGGGCAGTGGCTGGTGGTGCTCAGGGCTTGTCctgtgcccagcagccccatccccagccctgcagcccctgttGTTGCCTCCAAGGTGCAGCACCTGCTCCGGCCGGGGCAGCAAGACGTGCACAACGTgccagggagagaaaaagctcCGGCACTTCAGGCAGCTGGTGATAACCTGGTAAGCAGCACGGGTTCATGGCTGTTAATTTTATTCCTTGTTTTCCTGCAAGGCTTTGAAGCTCGGCTTGCTTTGTAGGGGGAAGCCAAGACAAGATTTATTGGCACTGGTCAGGCAGGAACGGGGGCTGAGAGGGTCAGGTTTAGCTTTTAATGGTGCTGGTCATTTCTCTCCATGGGTACCGAACTCTCACAGCCCAGACCCAAAGCTCGGGCAACTGAGGATGCCAGAGGTGATGGGGGCAGTGGCTGAGCTCCTTTTCCTGGGGTTTTAGCAGTGGCACGAGGCTGATGGCTGTGTTGCAGCCCTGGTACTTCCCATTTGGTGCCAGAGATAGCAGATGGGGCTAAACAAATCTTAGCTTGAGAGGTTTGGTTGAAAGCCCTACCTGCTGCTTTGGGTGCCTCCTAACcacttttccatctttttacAAAATGCCTCCAGTTACCCTGTGTGAAGACCTTCCCTCCCCTGATTTTGGGATTATTTATCCAAGAGTCACCCATGGTTGTTGCATATACAGGGTTATTGAGGAGCTAACACCGGAGGGCACAAAGGTTGGGCAGAGGTGGTTGCTGTCCTCAGGAACCAGGGAGTGCTCGAGCATTTCTCGGGCTTTCAGGATCTGGGAGATGGGTCGGTGCCCTGCACACAACCTCTGATCGCTCGCTGGTTTTCCCTCACTCTTGCAGGAGGAACAACGtttttgaatttgtttctgagcatcacctgaacttcccaggggagctgctCAGCAAAGTCAGTGGCGAGAACATATTCCAAGATGAAAACGTGGTGGTGAGTGTGAGTGCGGGGAGGCGATCCCTCCCCGGGTGCTGCGGGGACGGGTGGCCCGCAGGTAGTGCAGGGCATCCTCCTGGGACCTGGCCTCGCTGGGTTTTCTGCCCGACAAAAGAGGACCGAGCCAGGCCCATATACCTGCAAAAGCCTGGGGGAGTTATTTATTATTGGCTGGCAGGAACCGGTGGAAATTTCAGCCATGTAccaggagctggagccaggcaCAGACTGCCTCTCTCCCAGAGCTGTTACTCAGTGTCAGGCATCTGTAGTGAACACTTTGCATCTGGTGCTGCTGAGTCCCTCGGGGTCTGAATGATGCTTTAGCATCTGACTCATTCTTCTGTGAGTGTTTTAGATCCGAAGTTCTGTGAGTGCTGAGGTCTGTGGGGCTGTAAGGCAGACGGCTATCACTCATGCTGTGAGAGAAGTAGCTGCATTCCCGACTAATTCTGCTTTTGCCCATAagccaaatatttcttctgtccGCATAGTGGGGTAAACAGAGAGGCTTAAAAAACCCTCTCAGACTTAACAGTGCTGCGCTACTGGAAGAAGGTGACGGCGAGGCCTCTTAGGGCATCTTTCCTGTCCCCCGGTGCCTGTCTCCAGCCGGGGCTGTcagcccaggagcagcaccTTCCCTGGCACGCTGTTGGGTTTATTTCTTGCAGGTGTGCCCCATCGTCGACTTCCCCGAGCCTGCCATCTCCCGGGCCTCGCGGCGTGCCATCGCCGAACACAGCGCGGCGTTTGCCAGCTCGTCCCGCATCCTGCGGCAGGTAAAGGGGGGCCCGGGGCTGCCAGGCCGGCACCATGGGGAGCTCACGGGTCGTGCCCAGCGGTGCCGGCCCCTGAGGAGTGGTAACAGCATGGGGCCGGGTTGCCATCCCCTCAGCATCCCCCCATCCCATGGGACACACCACGAGGAGGGTGCCCACCAGCCGGCCCTGGAAATTCAGCTAATTGTGTGGTTCAACTAATTATGGTCGGCCAGTGAGCGTGGCCAAACACAGCAGGACGTTGAGAGCAGTAACcgatttcattatttatttagaggTGACCTTTagtgaatgaaaaagaaatcataattACCAAGTGAAACACCcaggaaataattttacaaGAGCATATTCAAAGATGTAGGCAGTTGTGgctattattttcccttttaccTTCCCGGAGCCCTGGCAAATGTTAGTTATTATCACTATTTATATTTAGAAGCTATTTTTGAATAAACGTTAGGATTCCACTCATCTGATTCTTGCGAGAATGTGGCAATCGCTGTTGCTCCCATTATAAATGCAAATGCACAAGTTTAGCTAGAACATACTGTCTTTGCCCACAGGAAAGACAAGATTTCATGTTAAAAATGCAAGTAAATTGAAAGACCAAAATAAACTTAGGGGGAGATGGCTTGATTTTCCATGTGGTCTGTCAAAGCCATCTCTTTGGCAAATTTCTGTCTTCCAACTTAATTCTAGCCTGTAATTTCCAGTTCTCAGCATCAAAAGCAGTTTGTTCAGAGCCTGCTGCACACCCAAAGCCTCCTCTAGCTGTACAGGAAGGCAGGTGCCGAAAACCTCCCGCTGTGCCAAGTCCCCGGCACCACGTGGCATCTGTGTCGATCCGGGCTGCGTTCGGGGTGCTTCCCCACCAGTTAATGTTTCATCCCTTCCACTTGCTGTTGGCTGAAGTTCTGCTTAATAATCAGCATCTTTTGGAAAAAGGTGAGGGAAGGAGGtgtctcctcctgcctggctggTGCTGTTCTGCTTTCCCCTGATGCTGGCCGTGAAGTGGCTCGggggcacagcacagggaaaaTGTCCCCATGGGCAGGGACCACGCCAGGCCCCGCTTGCTGCGAGGGGAAGGCAGGCTTTGTGCCTTCTGTCATCATTTGGTTTCATGGGGCTCCTTTatttgcgttttttttttttaaatttgcccAGAATCTGGTGGCATCATTGCCCTCACCGGGGTGTTTTCACTGCCAGACCATCCTGTGACTGCCCGCCCTGCCTCCTCCAGTGGAAAGAGGGGACTTTGCACCACAAAATCCAGTGCCTGCTGGTGgcaccctgcctgctgcctgccctgggcaAGGACGGGGGAGTTGCCTCCACACGCAGCCCTCAAGCACACGAGGCAGGAGGATGCACTAACACACCAGGGCTTACTGGATTTAAGGAATTAGCTTAAAGAGCTGTAAATGCAATAAAAGTGGTGCAATATGGGCCAAAACATAATGGTGCTGCTGCTAGGGGAGCTTTCGGGAGCAGCTGTGATGGCTGCAGTGTTGCGCTCTTCCATCTCCATGGCTTTTTGGTTCCCCTTCACTAAGTAGCCACTGTCTCAGCCCCAAAAGGCTTGTGGCCAGAAgctgggggttttggggcacaTCGGCCTAAAGTGTGACACAGCACCAGCTCCAAACACCACAGAGCTAACCGAggcttctctgtttcttttcttagcGTCAAACCATCGAGCGAATCCCCATCACAGAAGTGCACTACCAGTACTTGGGGAAGCCTTACCTCTACTACATCTACGGGCTTGAAAACAAGGTGTACGCGCTGGATTACCCCGAGAgatgctgctgtggctgcaccATCCTGTGAGGGTCCTGGGGCTTGGCAGGGCCCAGCGGACGCTTTCCTGCCATGCAGCACGGGCTTACAAGCCGCAGTgaggctgtgccccccccaaatTGCCAGCATCACCCAGCTGGGTGCAGGATCAGGGGTTTGGGTAGAGATTTCCCTGCTGGATGCTTCCCTTCCTTGCTGTAATGCTGTATCGTTAAAGCCATGCCTATTGACAGAGACATTTTCAGTCCAGCCACGCCATTTCTGACTGTCGCCTTTCCTCCCCTGTTTTATTTATCAGATTTCCCGAGTTACTACATAATCCATAATGATATGTTTCAGTATCTATCCAATTATCAAATCTAACTTCAAAggatttcactttaaaatactCACTAACATCACCTGAGGGACGGTTCTGCCGATACAGAAGTTACTGTGGGAGGACAAAGGGCTCTTGCTGCCTGGGCTGCATGCGGTGCCAGGGGCAGCACCCGTGGGGGGGGGCCTCATCCAGCAATGCCATTGCCTCaggtgctggcaggaggcagtTCTGCCAGCACTTCTCatccttcttgttctgttttagCACCCATCTTGCAATGTTCCTCTTACAAAAGCCTGCAGGAGAACTGCGGATCTCTCTGGGTTTAAGGCTAAATCCAGCACTTGTTTGCAGCGTAAAGCTGGAGAAGATAAAGCAAACAGACCCTTGAAAAGTTCAGAAATGTGCAAGGAAACAGGAAGACACCAACACTTatagttaaaaagaaagcaagcaaccctcctctcctcctccgtGATTTTTTCATAGTTCTCGTGCTGTTTGGGGGCCTAATGGAGGGTTTTTGTGTGGGTGGCACTGGCAGACCCTAACAGATTGCTGCATCAGATGGGGGTGTGCTGCCTGCACCCTGGC
It contains:
- the SSUH2 gene encoding protein SSUH2 homolog isoform X2; amino-acid sequence: MEQDVKADRAKPVPPPLGLPGELGQQRISPPFPQPRPVEQVQSRNPLVLVPRSVPPLTEAAARTALLRFVATRHCYGSRAAAELHIQELRPRVTYRYRLETFSESRLSEWAFEPFTKPGASRPPGDIPPDLWDVEVGVPPLFQGQTRRCRVPRSALVRECHRCHGRGRSQCGACHGAGRARCVTCRGSRRRLKQQKRCQLCSGTGRSRCSTCSGRGSKTCTTCQGEKKLRHFRQLVITWRNNVFEFVSEHHLNFPGELLSKVSGENIFQDENVVVCPIVDFPEPAISRASRRAIAEHSAAFASSSRILRQRQTIERIPITEVHYQYLGKPYLYYIYGLENKVYALDYPERCCCGCTIL
- the SSUH2 gene encoding protein SSUH2 homolog isoform X4, yielding MGNDDPWPWWQEDAQHLGVPMARTRRGMVRGWGWGWRWEWGQGQGTMSVSPQQCRELACIQALPPASQVNAVPSAEPGASRPPGDIPPDLWDVEVGVPPLFQGQTRRCRVPRSALVRECHRCHGRGRSQCGACHGAGRARCVTCRGSRRRLKQQKRCQLCSGTGRSRCSTCSGRGSKTCTTCQGEKKLRHFRQLVITWRNNVFEFVSEHHLNFPGELLSKVSGENIFQDENVVVCPIVDFPEPAISRASRRAIAEHSAAFASSSRILRQRQTIERIPITEVHYQYLGKPYLYYIYGLENKVYALDYPERCCCGCTIL
- the SSUH2 gene encoding protein SSUH2 homolog isoform X1, translating into MTGTPSSSAISLAPCAVAGGRAGAKPVPPPLGLPGELGQQRISPPFPQPRPVEQVQSRNPLVLVPRSVPPLTEAAARTALLRFVATRHCYGSRAAAELHIQELRPRVTYRYRLETFSESRLSEWAFEPFTKPGASRPPGDIPPDLWDVEVGVPPLFQGQTRRCRVPRSALVRECHRCHGRGRSQCGACHGAGRARCVTCRGSRRRLKQQKRCQLCSGTGRSRCSTCSGRGSKTCTTCQGEKKLRHFRQLVITWRNNVFEFVSEHHLNFPGELLSKVSGENIFQDENVVVCPIVDFPEPAISRASRRAIAEHSAAFASSSRILRQRQTIERIPITEVHYQYLGKPYLYYIYGLENKVYALDYPERCCCGCTIL